One genomic region from Nocardia vinacea encodes:
- a CDS encoding MFS transporter produces MTTTQPVGERRVVANVLRGSIGNLVEWYDWYVYAAFSVYFAKSFFPKGDSTAQLLSTAAVFAVGFLMRPLGGWALGRYADKFGRRSALTLSVTVMAAGSLLIALTPGYQTIGIAAPILLLLARLLQGLSVGGEYATSATYLSEVASTGKRGFYSSFQYVTLVAGQLVALGVQIILQQFLNNAQMNNWGWRIPFVIGAAAALIVMWLRRSMDESEHFEAEVEAERDPAASSAGANQPARGSLRMLLQYPRECLLVIGLTLGGTVAFYTYTTYMQKFMINTSGISKSTVSWINFIALLVFVMLQPLAGALSDRVGRRKLLIFFGVAGTLLTVPIMTVLAHTKNPIAAWALMMGALVIITGYTSINAIVKAELFPTKIRALGVGLPYALTVAIFGGTAETIALSLKQANHESLYFWYVAGCIGISLLTYWFMRETSRGSAIDADAAATDDISLTKRNTSATEPDRDFAPARR; encoded by the coding sequence GTGACTACGACACAGCCTGTCGGCGAGCGCCGGGTGGTCGCGAATGTATTGCGTGGTTCCATCGGAAATCTCGTCGAGTGGTACGACTGGTATGTCTACGCCGCGTTCAGCGTGTACTTCGCGAAGTCATTCTTTCCGAAGGGCGATTCGACGGCGCAATTGCTTTCCACCGCAGCGGTTTTCGCGGTCGGGTTCCTCATGCGGCCGCTCGGTGGGTGGGCGCTCGGTCGCTACGCCGACAAGTTCGGACGTCGTTCGGCGCTGACCCTGTCAGTGACCGTGATGGCGGCGGGTTCGCTGCTGATCGCGCTGACGCCCGGATATCAGACGATCGGAATCGCCGCGCCGATACTGCTTTTGCTGGCCCGCCTGTTGCAGGGTCTTTCGGTAGGTGGCGAATACGCAACCAGCGCAACGTATTTGTCCGAGGTGGCCTCGACAGGTAAGCGCGGATTCTATTCGAGCTTCCAGTACGTCACGCTGGTCGCCGGTCAGTTGGTGGCGCTCGGCGTGCAGATCATCCTGCAGCAGTTCCTGAACAACGCGCAGATGAACAACTGGGGTTGGCGCATTCCGTTCGTGATCGGTGCGGCGGCCGCACTGATCGTGATGTGGCTGCGGCGCAGCATGGACGAGTCGGAGCACTTCGAGGCCGAGGTCGAGGCCGAACGTGATCCGGCGGCGAGCAGCGCCGGTGCGAACCAGCCCGCGCGCGGTTCGCTGCGGATGCTGCTGCAGTACCCGCGGGAATGCCTGCTGGTGATCGGGCTGACGCTCGGCGGCACCGTCGCGTTCTACACCTATACGACGTACATGCAGAAATTCATGATCAATACCTCTGGCATCTCCAAGTCGACGGTCTCGTGGATCAACTTCATCGCGCTGCTGGTCTTCGTGATGCTGCAGCCACTGGCCGGCGCACTGTCCGACCGGGTCGGACGACGCAAGCTGCTGATCTTCTTCGGCGTCGCGGGCACCCTGCTCACCGTGCCGATCATGACCGTGCTCGCGCACACCAAGAATCCGATCGCGGCGTGGGCGCTGATGATGGGCGCGCTGGTCATCATCACCGGCTATACCTCGATCAACGCCATCGTGAAGGCCGAGCTGTTCCCGACCAAGATCCGCGCGCTCGGCGTCGGCCTGCCGTACGCGCTGACCGTCGCGATCTTCGGCGGTACGGCCGAAACCATCGCGCTCTCGCTGAAGCAGGCGAACCACGAATCGCTGTACTTCTGGTATGTCGCCGGGTGCATCGGCATCTCGCTGCTGACCTACTGGTTCATGCGGGAGACCTCGCGCGGATCCGCCATCGACGCCGATGCCGCTGCCACGGACGATATTTCGCTCACCAAGCGGAATACGTCGGCCACCGAGCCGGACCGTGACTTCGCGCCGGCTCGACGCTGA
- a CDS encoding TAXI family TRAP transporter solute-binding subunit has product MRRRKFLALTVFGVASGAVGCGSDLELVRLASGEVGGFYHAFAELLAAVAQEAGTVRIEPVTTTGSQDNLGMLANGQVDAALALADSVQSERAPLVALGRVYENYLQLAVRSEGPIQQVTDLRGTRVNLGAAGSGAAVTGERLLWAAGVNPVSDVDISHRPLRDAVAGVESGELDALLWAGGVPTDALDVPQRLRLVELGELAAPMRERFGHLYDLVEIPADAYDSSRSVRTVGVANLLLAAPTMSDAAAGAIVDLLVSRADRLVPAEAAGTQFLDTRSLIGTDAVPLHPGAAAVYRRRHG; this is encoded by the coding sequence ATGCGGCGGCGAAAGTTCCTGGCGCTCACCGTCTTCGGCGTCGCTTCCGGTGCTGTCGGGTGTGGTTCGGACCTGGAGTTGGTGCGGCTGGCCTCGGGCGAGGTCGGCGGCTTCTATCACGCATTCGCGGAACTGCTCGCCGCGGTTGCCCAGGAGGCGGGCACGGTGCGGATCGAACCGGTGACGACAACCGGCTCGCAGGACAATCTGGGGATGTTGGCGAACGGGCAGGTGGATGCTGCACTGGCGCTGGCGGATTCGGTGCAGAGTGAGCGGGCCCCGTTGGTTGCGCTCGGTCGGGTGTACGAGAACTATCTGCAGTTGGCCGTGCGGTCGGAGGGGCCGATTCAGCAGGTCACCGATTTGCGCGGGACCCGGGTCAACCTGGGGGCCGCGGGATCCGGCGCGGCGGTGACCGGGGAGCGACTGCTGTGGGCCGCGGGCGTGAATCCCGTTTCGGATGTGGATATTTCGCATCGACCGCTGCGAGATGCGGTGGCGGGTGTGGAATCCGGTGAGCTGGACGCGCTGCTATGGGCCGGCGGCGTACCCACCGACGCACTTGATGTGCCGCAGCGGTTGCGGTTGGTAGAACTCGGTGAGTTGGCCGCGCCGATGCGGGAACGCTTCGGACACCTCTACGATTTGGTCGAAATTCCCGCCGACGCCTATGACAGCAGTCGTTCGGTCCGCACGGTCGGCGTCGCGAATCTGCTGCTCGCCGCCCCGACCATGTCCGATGCCGCGGCCGGGGCGATTGTCGATCTGCTGGTTTCCCGCGCGGACCGATTGGTGCCTGCCGAGGCGGCCGGGACCCAGTTCCTGGACACCCGCTCGCTCATCGGAACCGATGCCGTTCCTCTGCATCCGGGTGCGGCGGCGGTGTACCGACGGCGACACGGTTGA
- a CDS encoding metal-sensitive transcriptional regulator, with product MTPTPSHNDTEPGSDSAGTTHDHSGHGYITAKDDYLKRLRRIEGQARGLQRMVEEEKYCIDILTQVSAMTKALQAVAMGLLEDHISHCVVDAAVAGGPEADAKIKEATDAIARLVRS from the coding sequence GTGACACCCACCCCGTCGCACAATGACACCGAGCCAGGCAGTGACTCGGCGGGTACCACCCACGACCATTCCGGCCACGGCTACATCACCGCCAAGGACGACTATCTCAAGCGTCTGCGCCGGATCGAGGGCCAGGCCCGCGGCCTGCAGCGCATGGTCGAGGAAGAAAAGTACTGCATCGATATCCTCACCCAGGTCTCCGCGATGACGAAGGCACTGCAGGCCGTTGCGATGGGCCTGCTGGAGGACCACATCAGCCACTGCGTGGTGGACGCCGCGGTCGCCGGTGGCCCCGAGGCCGACGCCAAGATCAAAGAGGCCACCGACGCCATCGCTCGCCTGGTACGCTCCTGA
- a CDS encoding Hsp20/alpha crystallin family protein: MLRFDPFHDIDTVARQLLGESMGTSRAPRFMPMDLFKAGDHYVLNADLPGVDPGSVDVSVDNGTLTLRAQRSLPSDEGVQWIASERFAGTYMRQLSLGDNVDADKISATYNNGVLSVTIPIAERAKPRRIEISGSSQPRTIEAGSSSK, from the coding sequence GTGCTCCGGTTCGATCCATTCCACGATATCGACACCGTTGCCCGCCAACTGCTCGGCGAATCCATGGGGACATCTCGCGCGCCACGATTCATGCCGATGGACCTGTTCAAGGCGGGCGATCATTACGTACTCAACGCCGACCTGCCCGGTGTGGACCCCGGCTCGGTGGATGTGAGCGTCGACAACGGCACACTCACCCTCCGCGCGCAGCGCAGCCTGCCGAGTGACGAAGGCGTCCAATGGATTGCGTCCGAGCGCTTCGCCGGCACCTATATGCGCCAGCTCAGCCTCGGCGACAATGTCGATGCCGACAAGATCAGCGCAACCTATAACAACGGCGTGCTCTCGGTGACGATTCCGATCGCCGAACGGGCCAAGCCGCGCCGTATCGAAATCTCCGGTTCCAGCCAGCCACGTACGATCGAGGCCGGTTCGTCCAGCAAATAG
- a CDS encoding HAMP domain-containing sensor histidine kinase codes for MRRRLLVALTVFAAIAVFAFAIPLSLTFATSRTQEFVAARSGDADRFASLADVAVAEGDSRALADEAGRYHDLYGENVLVVDARGARTVNAGVDTAAAPVEAAVAAARRNQRPQPVYRLTPWSGATVLIARPVGTGVQVNGAVVIEASTARARRDIARAWAVIAVGAVLAMVVFTMLALSLARWVLRPLAALSQAVAELTATLPKPRAEAAAHVSIARHHGGPPEMRAVAESFDAMALAVADSADAQRQLVADTAHAMRNPLAALTIRLDSLEAAIPESAAATFRSAGAEVERLTALLDGLLSLAVAETPAAFEAARTPPNAEIHCDAVQVAADRIDAWYSAYESAGQELRAQPQVAEAEAAVSADVLAQILDVPLSNSCSYAGPGTQTVIVVDAEPGWVTVTVRDNGSGVEPAEIDKLTTRFFRGSGAASGGSGLGLPIATALAQARGGTLSVLPVQPHGLAIQIRLPQAVRS; via the coding sequence ATGCGCAGACGACTACTCGTTGCGCTGACGGTATTCGCGGCGATCGCGGTATTCGCCTTTGCGATACCGCTTTCGCTTACGTTCGCGACCAGCCGCACGCAGGAGTTTGTCGCCGCTCGCTCCGGCGATGCCGACCGGTTCGCCAGCCTCGCAGACGTCGCGGTGGCCGAGGGCGACAGCCGGGCACTGGCCGACGAGGCCGGGCGCTACCACGATCTCTACGGGGAAAACGTCCTCGTGGTCGATGCCCGCGGCGCGCGGACGGTGAATGCGGGCGTGGACACGGCCGCAGCGCCCGTCGAGGCCGCGGTTGCCGCCGCCCGCCGCAACCAGCGGCCGCAGCCGGTGTATCGGCTCACCCCGTGGAGCGGGGCGACGGTGCTGATCGCCCGTCCGGTCGGTACCGGAGTGCAGGTCAACGGCGCGGTGGTGATCGAGGCATCCACCGCACGCGCCCGGCGCGATATCGCCCGCGCGTGGGCGGTGATCGCGGTCGGAGCGGTGCTGGCAATGGTGGTGTTCACCATGCTGGCCCTGAGCCTGGCGCGCTGGGTGCTGCGCCCGCTGGCGGCGCTGTCGCAGGCGGTCGCCGAATTGACCGCGACACTGCCGAAGCCGCGCGCCGAGGCCGCCGCGCACGTCTCGATCGCCCGCCACCACGGTGGGCCGCCGGAAATGCGGGCGGTCGCGGAATCTTTCGATGCCATGGCATTGGCGGTGGCCGATTCGGCGGATGCGCAACGTCAGCTCGTTGCGGATACCGCTCATGCCATGCGAAACCCGCTCGCCGCCTTGACAATTCGTCTCGACTCTTTGGAAGCCGCCATTCCGGAAAGTGCGGCGGCGACCTTCCGTAGCGCGGGCGCGGAGGTTGAACGGTTGACCGCGCTGCTCGATGGCCTGCTCAGCTTGGCGGTTGCCGAGACCCCCGCCGCTTTCGAGGCCGCGCGCACTCCACCCAATGCTGAAATCCATTGCGACGCAGTGCAAGTTGCTGCGGACCGGATCGATGCCTGGTACTCCGCCTACGAGAGCGCCGGGCAGGAATTGCGGGCGCAACCGCAGGTTGCCGAGGCCGAAGCAGCGGTCTCCGCCGATGTACTCGCCCAGATTCTCGATGTGCCGCTGAGTAATTCGTGCAGCTATGCCGGGCCGGGCACACAGACCGTCATCGTGGTCGACGCCGAGCCGGGCTGGGTGACGGTGACCGTCCGTGACAATGGCAGCGGCGTCGAACCGGCCGAGATCGACAAGCTGACCACCCGGTTCTTTCGCGGCTCCGGTGCGGCGTCCGGCGGCTCGGGCCTCGGGCTCCCGATTGCGACGGCATTGGCCCAAGCACGCGGCGGCACCTTGTCCGTGCTCCCCGTGCAGCCGCACGGTCTCGCGATCCAGATCCGGCTGCCGCAGGCGGTGCGGTCGTGA
- a CDS encoding GAF domain-containing protein: MIIERWLLIETLGRVDNWSVLAIGTTPREWKSFQRAVPSRLRPLVAAARASGSVVDQVLPTSRQVWSERHLRAVPILGPDEQVHAIHLWVGRGDPPPAPRVAPFLVDARTRRMDALMQGLGPDFAPHRTRWVGAEIFEMVERFDGALDFVANLTRSEPDSRWLGTATVHSQAGPRSILVATRNADTSADRHRWRGLAVDVTDSVAPQRKSFEATALDMLRRAQPNLYLAIVDTAQIRLIRWVTEPVPTMRWAGTDERTVPHPADRARIIQARDAMRSGAAHHQLRAVRLAGENNDWIIAHLEISPLPGGTPNCASPEFVLVQLEIVENPGLA, from the coding sequence GTGATCATCGAGCGCTGGCTATTGATCGAAACGCTCGGCCGTGTCGACAACTGGTCGGTGTTGGCCATTGGTACTACGCCGCGTGAATGGAAGTCGTTTCAGCGGGCCGTGCCCAGTCGGTTGCGGCCGCTTGTCGCTGCCGCGCGTGCGAGTGGATCGGTCGTGGATCAGGTGCTGCCGACTTCGCGGCAAGTGTGGTCGGAGCGGCATCTGCGGGCCGTGCCCATATTGGGTCCGGATGAGCAGGTGCACGCCATCCATCTCTGGGTCGGCCGCGGAGATCCCCCGCCCGCGCCCAGGGTTGCGCCGTTTCTGGTCGATGCGCGCACGCGCCGCATGGATGCGCTGATGCAGGGCCTCGGGCCGGATTTCGCGCCCCATCGCACCCGCTGGGTCGGTGCCGAAATCTTCGAGATGGTCGAACGATTCGACGGCGCACTGGATTTCGTCGCGAACCTGACGCGATCCGAGCCCGATTCACGGTGGCTCGGGACGGCAACCGTGCACTCGCAGGCGGGCCCGCGCTCCATACTGGTGGCCACCCGCAACGCGGACACATCCGCCGACCGGCACCGCTGGCGCGGCCTGGCGGTAGACGTCACCGATAGCGTTGCGCCGCAACGCAAATCGTTCGAGGCGACCGCCCTCGATATGCTGCGCCGCGCCCAACCCAACCTCTACCTCGCGATCGTGGACACCGCCCAGATCCGCTTGATCCGCTGGGTCACCGAACCCGTTCCGACAATGCGCTGGGCCGGCACCGACGAACGCACCGTCCCGCATCCGGCGGACCGCGCCCGAATCATCCAAGCCCGCGATGCAATGCGCTCCGGCGCAGCACACCACCAACTCCGCGCCGTCCGCCTGGCCGGCGAAAACAACGATTGGATCATCGCCCACCTGGAAATCTCCCCCCTCCCCGGCGGCACCCCGAACTGCGCCTCTCCTGAATTCGTCCTGGTCCAACTCGAAATCGTCGAGAACCCCGGCCTCGCTTGA
- a CDS encoding S-methyl-5'-thioadenosine phosphorylase, with protein sequence MSLDVRPALAVIGGSGFYDFFDNEATTVEVETPYGKPSAPIAVGEVEGRPVAFLPRHGKQHEFAPHTLPYRANMWALRSIGVRRIFAPCAVGSLRADWGPGTVAVPDQLVDRTSGRSQTYFDGGGVHVSFADPYCDELRSAATKSATDALPMKSSGTMVVVQGPRFSTRAESHWFAAQGWELVNMTGHPEAVLARELEMCYAAVALVTDLDAGLEEGEGVHAVDVFAEFKKNLGPFKELIRRSVSAVTGTDTCERCRVHAGVSLPFELP encoded by the coding sequence ATGAGTTTGGATGTTCGGCCCGCGCTCGCCGTGATCGGCGGTAGTGGCTTCTACGATTTCTTCGACAACGAGGCGACCACCGTCGAGGTCGAGACGCCCTACGGCAAGCCGAGCGCGCCGATCGCGGTCGGCGAGGTGGAGGGCCGCCCGGTGGCCTTCCTGCCCCGGCACGGCAAACAGCACGAATTCGCACCGCATACGCTGCCCTACCGGGCCAATATGTGGGCGTTGCGTTCGATCGGGGTGCGGCGGATCTTCGCGCCGTGCGCGGTCGGCAGCCTGCGCGCGGACTGGGGGCCGGGCACCGTCGCGGTGCCGGATCAACTGGTCGACCGGACCTCGGGTCGTTCGCAGACCTACTTCGACGGCGGTGGCGTGCACGTCTCCTTCGCCGACCCGTACTGCGACGAACTGCGCTCCGCAGCAACGAAATCCGCGACGGATGCGCTGCCGATGAAATCCTCGGGCACCATGGTCGTGGTACAGGGCCCGCGCTTCTCCACCCGGGCCGAGAGCCACTGGTTCGCCGCGCAGGGCTGGGAGCTGGTGAATATGACCGGGCATCCCGAGGCTGTGCTCGCCCGTGAACTCGAAATGTGCTATGCAGCAGTGGCTTTGGTGACCGACCTGGATGCGGGACTGGAGGAGGGCGAGGGTGTGCACGCGGTCGACGTCTTCGCCGAATTCAAGAAGAACCTCGGACCGTTCAAGGAGCTGATCCGGCGCTCGGTTTCGGCGGTTACCGGAACCGATACCTGCGAACGTTGCCGTGTCCATGCGGGAGTGTCGCTGCCGTTCGAACTACCGTGA
- a CDS encoding response regulator transcription factor, with amino-acid sequence MRLAVVEDDDGVGDALVEALNARGYQADRKRRGADLLTAHRGYDAVILDLGLPDGDGLQVLRQLREVSSVPVLILTARSDERSIVRGLRGGADDYLVKPPRIAELMARLENVVRRAAAGSQPERADVVTGDVRVDLAARVVEVAGRPIALTQKEFELVEALVERPGAAVSRQQLMDRIWGDAFVAVSRSLDVHMTGLRAKLDRPGLITTIRGYGYRWGQ; translated from the coding sequence GTGCGGCTGGCGGTGGTCGAGGATGATGACGGAGTAGGCGACGCGCTGGTAGAGGCGCTCAACGCCCGCGGTTATCAAGCCGACCGCAAGCGCCGCGGCGCCGATCTGCTCACCGCGCACCGTGGTTACGACGCGGTCATCCTGGATCTCGGACTGCCCGACGGTGACGGTCTGCAAGTGCTGCGCCAGCTGCGCGAGGTGAGTTCCGTGCCGGTGCTGATCCTGACCGCGCGCAGCGACGAACGCTCGATCGTGCGCGGACTGCGCGGCGGTGCCGACGACTATCTGGTGAAGCCGCCGCGGATCGCGGAATTGATGGCCCGGCTGGAGAATGTGGTCCGGCGCGCCGCCGCCGGATCGCAGCCGGAACGTGCCGACGTGGTCACCGGCGATGTGCGGGTCGATCTGGCGGCCCGGGTGGTCGAGGTGGCCGGGCGGCCGATCGCATTGACCCAGAAGGAATTCGAATTGGTCGAGGCATTGGTGGAGCGGCCCGGTGCCGCGGTCAGCCGCCAACAGCTGATGGATCGGATCTGGGGTGACGCGTTCGTCGCGGTATCCCGCTCACTGGATGTGCACATGACCGGACTCCGCGCGAAATTGGACCGACCTGGGCTGATAACGACGATTCGCGGCTACGGTTACCGCTGGGGCCAGTAA
- a CDS encoding LLM class F420-dependent oxidoreductase, translating to MAIGDLGQFGVWRYYGGFTPQDAQDLEGLGYGTLWLGGSPPADLPVIESLLEATESITVATSIVNIWTAPAKQVAESFHRIEARFPSRFLLGLGAGHPEHQGEYRKPYDALVEYFDELDAAGVPKERRALAALGPRVLGLAAERSAGALPYNVTPEHTARARALLGEGVLLATEHKVVLDDDPVRARTTARPRVEFYLDLQNYVSNLRRLGFTDDDLAKPGSDRLIDALVAHGEADSVVDRLSAHRAAGADHVVIQVLSDEAATLRTLAPLLAK from the coding sequence ATGGCTATCGGAGATCTCGGACAGTTCGGTGTATGGCGCTACTACGGGGGGTTCACCCCGCAGGACGCACAGGACTTGGAAGGACTCGGCTACGGCACGCTGTGGCTCGGCGGGTCCCCGCCCGCCGACTTGCCCGTGATCGAGTCGCTGCTGGAGGCAACCGAGTCGATCACCGTCGCCACCAGCATCGTGAATATCTGGACGGCGCCCGCGAAGCAGGTCGCTGAGTCGTTCCACCGGATCGAAGCGCGCTTTCCGAGCCGGTTCCTGCTCGGCTTGGGTGCGGGCCATCCCGAACATCAGGGCGAATACCGCAAGCCCTACGACGCGCTGGTCGAATACTTCGACGAACTGGATGCCGCGGGTGTGCCCAAGGAGCGTCGCGCTCTCGCCGCGCTAGGCCCGCGCGTGCTGGGGCTGGCGGCGGAACGGTCTGCGGGCGCGCTGCCCTACAACGTCACTCCCGAACACACCGCCCGCGCCCGCGCGCTGCTCGGCGAGGGTGTGCTGCTGGCCACCGAACACAAGGTCGTCCTCGACGACGACCCGGTCCGGGCCCGCACCACCGCCCGCCCGCGCGTCGAGTTCTACCTCGACCTGCAGAACTACGTCAGCAATCTCCGCCGCCTCGGCTTCACCGATGACGACCTCGCCAAACCCGGTAGCGACCGCCTCATCGATGCCCTGGTAGCCCACGGCGAAGCGGATTCCGTCGTCGATCGCCTCTCGGCCCATCGGGCCGCAGGTGCCGATCATGTGGTGATCCAGGTCCTCTCCGACGAAGCAGCCACCCTGCGCACTCTGGCACCGCTGCTCGCGAAATAG